Proteins from a genomic interval of Eschrichtius robustus isolate mEscRob2 chromosome 9, mEscRob2.pri, whole genome shotgun sequence:
- the LOC137769456 gene encoding putative uncharacterized protein C6orf183, translating to MEQQRMQTFPDYDTEIAKVENLGLVGPGMALKKRANWISFIKIKPKCDPWQKKLLTKLKERRRTDVLMQLQAKFLKNENMKEDDLSVE from the exons ATGGAGCAACAGAGAATGCAAACATTTCCAGATTATGACACTGAGATAGCTAAAGTGGAGAATTTGGGTTTGGTAGGACCTGGTATGGCCTTGAAAAAGAGAGCAAACTGGATTTCCTTTATAAAG ATTAAGCCAAAATGTGATCCTTGGCAAAAGAAGCTTTTGACCAAACTAAAAGAACGGAGAAGAACAGATGTATTAATGCAACTCCAAGCAAAGTTTTTGAAG AATGAAAACATGAAGGAAGATGATCTTTCAGTGGAATGA